In Nitrospirota bacterium, a single window of DNA contains:
- the bioB gene encoding biotin synthase BioB has protein sequence MNADRLRRIEVKTLSRKRLSAADAEFLAATSGQDLFELFAAANRIRDHFQGNHVDLCSIINAKSGKCPEDCSYCAQSAGSRAQVTAYPLLDKKQVLARAAEAKKGGAKRFCIVTSGKRVSGRELLKIADMVTGVKNLGLLPCATLGLLTSDDLKLLKKAGLKRYHNNLETSEHFFPNICTTHSYDEKKETIRNAREAGLSVCSGGIFGLGETWKDRIEMAFALRDLGPDSVPINFLAPIRGTALSRQKPLEPLEALKIIGLYRFILPDKQIRVCGGRLQTLNELNSYIFLAGASGLLIGNYLTTLGRGYEDDLRFIRDLGFSVR, from the coding sequence ATGAACGCTGACAGACTGAGAAGGATTGAGGTCAAAACCCTTTCTCGGAAAAGATTGTCTGCAGCAGACGCGGAATTTCTCGCGGCGACTTCCGGACAGGACCTCTTCGAACTCTTTGCCGCTGCAAACAGGATACGGGATCATTTTCAGGGAAACCACGTTGATCTCTGCTCTATCATAAATGCAAAATCAGGGAAATGCCCTGAGGACTGTTCATACTGTGCCCAGTCAGCAGGAAGCAGGGCTCAGGTAACAGCTTACCCGCTTCTCGACAAAAAACAGGTTCTCGCCAGGGCAGCAGAGGCAAAAAAAGGCGGGGCAAAGAGGTTCTGCATTGTCACCAGCGGCAAGAGGGTCTCCGGCAGAGAGCTCCTGAAGATCGCAGATATGGTGACCGGCGTAAAGAACCTCGGCCTTCTGCCCTGCGCAACGCTCGGACTTCTCACCAGCGATGACCTGAAACTTCTGAAAAAGGCAGGGCTCAAACGCTACCACAACAACCTTGAGACATCCGAGCATTTTTTCCCGAATATATGCACGACCCATTCATACGACGAAAAGAAGGAGACTATCCGCAATGCCCGGGAAGCGGGTCTCTCTGTCTGCTCAGGCGGCATCTTCGGACTTGGCGAGACCTGGAAGGACAGGATAGAAATGGCCTTTGCGCTCCGGGACCTCGGCCCTGATTCCGTGCCGATCAATTTTCTTGCCCCTATCAGGGGGACAGCGCTCAGCAGGCAAAAACCCCTCGAACCGCTGGAAGCCTTGAAGATCATCGGTCTTTATCGCTTTATCCTTCCTGACAAGCAGATACGCGTATGCGGCGGCCGCCTTCAGACCCTCAATGAACTAAACTCCTATATCTTTCTGGCCGGCGCAAGCGGCCTTCTGATCGGCAACTATCTCACAACGCTCGGCAGAGGCTATGAAGATGATCTCAGGTTCATCAGAGATCTCGGGTTCTCGGTCAGATGA
- a CDS encoding 6-carboxyhexanoate--CoA ligase encodes MKMISGSSEISGSRSDDSFPLPDNAMTSPMWNIRMRASKQAAKSKAHRAKSCLPIPGLQPQTSEIHISGAETICSRGEIQKMVREYVDRAIAHPRGKPDSIVVTIERLNKPLRSITALPLMTVKCGSSAGAIAIINILLRRSGVSIEAITSALSILRNKESMRGASLVRASSGRRVEPDMQRGVRASRFGIARPADKALSSGLSKLNINTQTVREALVLASKVASCRDIVAEVCISDDPDYTTGYVASASLGYIRIPHIKKKRDRRGGRIFFIKEDADVQPVMQYLERTPAMIQRIKPCSGEKTIDEILDRYHK; translated from the coding sequence ATGAAGATGATCTCAGGTTCATCAGAGATCTCGGGTTCTCGGTCAGATGACTCTTTCCCCCTGCCCGATAATGCGATGACCTCGCCTATGTGGAACATACGTATGAGGGCGTCGAAGCAGGCGGCAAAAAGCAAAGCGCATAGGGCAAAGAGCTGCCTGCCAATCCCGGGCCTCCAGCCCCAAACATCTGAAATCCATATCTCCGGAGCGGAAACGATCTGTTCCAGGGGAGAGATACAAAAGATGGTCCGGGAATATGTTGACCGTGCGATAGCGCATCCGCGCGGAAAGCCGGACAGTATTGTCGTCACCATCGAAAGACTGAATAAGCCCTTGAGGTCCATAACAGCCCTGCCGCTCATGACCGTGAAATGCGGTTCTTCTGCTGGCGCAATAGCCATCATCAACATACTGCTGAGAAGATCAGGCGTTTCAATCGAGGCGATAACCTCAGCACTATCTATCCTGAGGAATAAAGAGTCTATGCGCGGGGCCAGCCTGGTGCGGGCCTCATCAGGCAGACGCGTAGAACCTGACATGCAGCGGGGCGTAAGAGCTTCACGGTTCGGCATTGCAAGGCCAGCAGACAAAGCACTCTCCTCAGGACTTAGTAAACTCAACATCAACACACAGACAGTCAGGGAGGCACTTGTTCTGGCTTCAAAGGTCGCATCGTGCAGGGATATCGTTGCAGAGGTCTGCATATCTGACGACCCTGATTACACAACCGGATATGTTGCATCAGCATCTCTGGGGTATATACGTATTCCCCATATCAAGAAAAAGCGGGACAGAAGGGGCGGCAGGATATTCTTTATCAAGGAAGATGCAGACGTCCAGCCTGTCATGCAGTATCTCGAAAGGACACCTGCCATGATACAACGTATAAAACCATGCTCAGGGGAAAAGACCATCGATGAAATCCTCGATCGTTATCATAAGTAA
- a CDS encoding diacylglycerol kinase family lipid kinase: MKSSIVIISNPTARTSSFEKVKRATAYLQKRGFETKLLFSERRGHAEELAREAARTGPRLIIAAGGDGTINEVLNGMVMSDTPLAILPLGTTNVLARELSIPDSVEGAMERAIDGQVRTACLGRIEASADHAPVVRHFCLMAGVGFDAKAVYDVNSTLKKVSGEGAYIWSGISNLIHYYPTELIFSIDGKQHTGYAGIIGKASRYGGSFKITPDADILDPYFYVCIFKGKNRADLLRYAAGVIKGSHLRQKDVLYLKASSIAITGNAHIQIDGDHLGTTPAAITSVKNAITLVY; encoded by the coding sequence ATGAAATCCTCGATCGTTATCATAAGTAATCCGACAGCGCGCACCTCATCCTTTGAAAAGGTAAAACGGGCAACCGCATATCTGCAGAAAAGAGGTTTTGAAACAAAACTTCTCTTCTCGGAAAGAAGGGGTCACGCCGAGGAGCTTGCCCGCGAGGCTGCAAGAACAGGGCCACGCCTTATTATTGCAGCAGGCGGGGATGGAACCATAAACGAAGTGCTGAACGGCATGGTCATGTCAGATACGCCGCTGGCGATCCTGCCGCTCGGAACGACCAATGTACTGGCCAGGGAACTCTCCATCCCCGACTCTGTCGAAGGGGCCATGGAGCGTGCAATCGACGGACAGGTCAGAACAGCCTGTCTGGGCAGGATCGAGGCTTCTGCTGACCACGCCCCTGTTGTCCGTCATTTCTGCCTCATGGCAGGTGTCGGCTTTGATGCAAAAGCGGTGTATGATGTGAACAGCACACTGAAAAAGGTCTCCGGCGAAGGCGCATACATCTGGAGCGGCATCAGCAATCTCATCCATTATTATCCGACAGAGCTGATCTTCAGCATTGACGGAAAACAGCATACCGGCTACGCAGGGATCATAGGGAAGGCAAGCAGGTATGGCGGCAGCTTTAAAATAACTCCTGACGCCGATATCCTCGATCCGTATTTTTATGTCTGTATCTTCAAAGGCAAGAACCGGGCGGATCTGCTTCGGTATGCAGCAGGTGTCATCAAGGGCTCACATCTGAGACAAAAGGATGTCCTGTATCTCAAGGCCTCATCCATAGCGATCACGGGCAATGCTCATATCCAGATCGACGGGGACCACCTTGGCACAACACCAGCGGCGATCACATCAGTAAAGAATGCTATAACATTGGTCTATTAG
- the mnmA gene encoding tRNA 2-thiouridine(34) synthase MnmA: MLLYYMAKVIVGMSGGVDSSVSAYLLKQQGYDVEGVSLVLYEARQRSGPAVCCSLEARDSAADTAAALGIKHRAIDVRAAFIDNVVDPFVESYKNGMTPNPCILCNKHIKFPYLLRAADEAGAEFIATGHYARVEDLSYSAVSGQQSAKCLKKGIDLKKDQSYVLYVLSREQLDRLLLPLGDLAKEEVRNIARSLHLPAADRPESQEICFVDDNDYSGFIMRLAPETIKPGPILGTDGKIVGTHKGIFSYTIGQRKGLNIASLEPHYVTRIDPLSNTIQAGSREEAMAQQISVRELNWLLRPESSSFTAAVKVRSMMGARNASIQADENTAAVLFDEPQWAPAPGQSAVFYDGDVVIGGGIISREPSG, encoded by the coding sequence GTGTTACTCTACTACATGGCAAAGGTGATTGTCGGTATGAGCGGAGGCGTTGATTCAAGCGTTTCTGCATACCTTCTTAAACAGCAGGGGTATGATGTTGAAGGCGTCAGTTTAGTTCTGTACGAGGCGAGACAACGTTCAGGGCCTGCTGTCTGCTGCTCGCTTGAGGCGCGGGACAGTGCTGCAGACACAGCAGCAGCATTGGGCATTAAACACAGGGCCATAGACGTTCGTGCTGCCTTTATTGATAACGTTGTCGATCCTTTTGTGGAGTCTTATAAGAACGGCATGACTCCTAATCCCTGCATACTCTGCAATAAGCACATAAAGTTCCCGTATCTTCTCAGGGCTGCGGATGAGGCAGGGGCAGAGTTCATCGCAACAGGACATTATGCGCGGGTGGAAGATCTCAGCTATTCAGCGGTCAGCGGTCAGCAGTCAGCAAAGTGCCTAAAGAAGGGGATTGATCTGAAGAAAGATCAATCGTATGTCCTCTATGTGTTGAGCAGGGAACAGCTTGATCGGCTCCTGCTTCCGCTTGGTGACCTCGCCAAGGAAGAGGTCAGGAATATAGCCAGATCATTGCATCTTCCGGCGGCAGACAGACCTGAAAGTCAGGAGATCTGTTTTGTCGATGATAATGACTACAGCGGTTTTATCATGAGGCTTGCGCCAGAAACAATAAAGCCAGGACCTATTTTAGGAACGGATGGCAAGATCGTCGGAACGCACAAAGGCATCTTCTCCTATACGATCGGCCAGAGAAAAGGGCTCAATATCGCCTCCCTTGAGCCCCATTATGTAACGCGCATCGATCCCCTCAGCAACACCATCCAGGCGGGTTCGCGCGAGGAGGCCATGGCACAGCAGATCAGTGTCAGGGAGTTGAACTGGCTGCTCCGGCCCGAGTCATCTTCGTTCACCGCAGCAGTGAAGGTAAGGTCTATGATGGGGGCGAGAAATGCCTCGATTCAGGCAGATGAAAATACTGCGGCCGTCCTGTTCGATGAACCCCAGTGGGCGCCTGCTCCCGGTCAGAGCGCGGTCTTTTACGATGGCGATGTGGTGATAGGAGGAGGGATCATTTCGAGAGAACCTTCCGGATAA
- the argJ gene encoding bifunctional glutamate N-acetyltransferase/amino-acid acetyltransferase ArgJ, whose amino-acid sequence MIPQGFFFSVTEAAIKKPGRKDLALIFSEVESAIAGTFTTNTVKAAPVQLCMQKTASGRGQAIMVNSGNANACTGKQGMKDARDMAASASKQLGINVDLIYICSTGVIGTPMPMQRILPSIGPLTGGLGNASFDDIAGAIMTTDTFPKITSTQIKVEGKRGIIAGICKGAGMIAPNMATMLCFILTDIAVEKKTLHAALKSAVGKSFNRITIDGDTSTNDTALIMANGVLGNKPITRNSSEFPAFQKALDDLTYELSRLIVKDGEGATKLVEVVVKNAKKEKDAQQAAMTIANSSLVKTAIYGNDANWGRIMAAVGYSGIIFNQEKTDVYFNRVKVVKKGIMNNKDREATEEMKKKELKITVDLHAGKASVKILTCDLTEDYIRINAEYRT is encoded by the coding sequence ATGATCCCGCAAGGATTCTTCTTCTCCGTAACAGAGGCCGCGATCAAGAAACCGGGGCGCAAAGATCTGGCGCTGATCTTCTCCGAGGTTGAATCAGCGATTGCCGGCACCTTTACGACAAACACGGTCAAGGCAGCTCCGGTCCAGCTCTGCATGCAGAAAACAGCATCAGGCAGGGGCCAGGCGATCATGGTCAACAGCGGCAATGCGAATGCCTGCACCGGCAAGCAGGGCATGAAGGATGCCCGTGATATGGCCGCATCAGCCTCAAAGCAGCTTGGCATCAATGTTGACCTGATATATATATGCTCGACCGGCGTCATCGGCACCCCTATGCCGATGCAGAGGATCTTGCCCTCGATCGGTCCGCTGACAGGAGGTCTGGGCAATGCATCTTTTGATGACATTGCAGGGGCGATCATGACGACCGATACCTTCCCCAAGATAACCTCGACACAGATAAAGGTTGAGGGAAAACGGGGGATCATTGCGGGCATCTGCAAGGGTGCGGGCATGATCGCGCCGAATATGGCTACCATGCTCTGCTTCATCCTCACCGATATCGCAGTCGAGAAGAAGACACTTCACGCTGCGTTGAAAAGTGCGGTAGGCAAGTCCTTTAACCGGATCACCATAGACGGCGACACGTCAACCAACGACACAGCTCTGATCATGGCAAATGGGGTGCTCGGCAACAAACCCATTACCAGAAATTCTTCTGAGTTCCCTGCATTCCAGAAAGCGCTCGATGATCTGACCTATGAACTTTCACGGCTTATCGTAAAGGACGGCGAAGGTGCAACTAAACTTGTGGAAGTCGTCGTAAAGAATGCAAAGAAGGAAAAGGATGCACAGCAGGCTGCGATGACAATTGCCAACTCAAGCCTGGTAAAGACCGCCATCTACGGCAATGATGCCAACTGGGGCAGGATCATGGCCGCAGTGGGGTATTCCGGGATCATATTCAATCAGGAAAAGACGGACGTTTATTTCAACAGGGTAAAGGTTGTCAAAAAAGGGATCATGAACAACAAGGACAGGGAAGCGACCGAAGAGATGAAGAAAAAAGAACTGAAGATAACGGTCGATCTCCACGCAGGCAAGGCTTCAGTCAAGATCCTCACCTGCGACCTGACCGAGGACTATATCAGGATCAACGCAGAATACCGGACGTAA
- a CDS encoding serine hydrolase, which yields MASSVNVRLNYRQAIIYLVVAALMFGAGWASHIINQRYYSHKHRWVALKGFRYTNPLLDVELPEGVDISNEPIPFKYKIESFVRDQIRRRQATDIAVYYRDLHDGPWFGINEDMQFNPASMMKVPVMIAILKRAERDPYLLRRTLAYDGKSDMSTTQNFRPRHTITPHRPYTIEELLRYMISYSDNNATAVLYNDLNPRELSAVLDGMDIDNRPNDDENSVSVHGYSGFFRILFNASFLNREMSEKALQLLTMEDFSQGLSAGVPQGTEIAAKYGENVQGMKGEIKQLHEFGIVYHPKHPYIIGIMTRGNDFGIQTGIIREISRMIYAEVDAGAVK from the coding sequence TTGGCCAGTTCAGTGAATGTACGTTTGAATTACCGGCAGGCGATAATCTATCTGGTCGTGGCAGCTCTTATGTTCGGCGCGGGGTGGGCTTCCCATATCATTAATCAACGCTATTACAGCCATAAGCACCGATGGGTTGCTCTGAAGGGTTTTCGCTATACCAATCCTCTCCTCGACGTCGAACTTCCCGAAGGCGTAGATATTTCGAATGAGCCTATCCCGTTTAAATACAAAATCGAGTCCTTCGTAAGAGATCAGATCAGAAGAAGACAGGCGACAGATATTGCGGTCTATTATCGTGATCTGCACGATGGCCCATGGTTCGGCATTAATGAAGACATGCAGTTTAATCCGGCCAGCATGATGAAGGTGCCGGTGATGATCGCAATTCTAAAAAGGGCGGAGAGGGACCCCTATCTTCTCAGGCGAACACTTGCATATGACGGCAAGTCAGACATGAGCACAACGCAGAACTTTAGGCCTCGGCATACGATTACACCGCACCGTCCCTACACCATAGAAGAGCTCTTGCGATATATGATAAGTTATTCCGATAACAATGCCACTGCAGTGCTCTATAATGACTTGAACCCGAGAGAATTAAGCGCAGTGCTGGATGGCATGGATATTGACAACAGGCCGAATGATGATGAGAATTCCGTGTCAGTCCACGGATACTCGGGATTTTTTCGGATCCTTTTTAATGCTTCATTTTTGAATCGCGAAATGTCTGAAAAGGCGCTTCAGCTGCTGACCATGGAGGACTTTTCACAGGGTCTTTCTGCAGGGGTGCCCCAAGGCACCGAGATTGCGGCCAAGTATGGAGAGAACGTGCAGGGGATGAAGGGAGAGATCAAACAGCTGCACGAATTCGGCATTGTGTACCATCCGAAGCACCCATATATTATTGGGATCATGACAAGGGGAAATGACTTTGGCATTCAGACTGGGATCATAAGGGAGATTTCCCGAATGATCTATGCCGAGGTAGATGCCGGCGCCGTCAAATAA
- a CDS encoding AAA family ATPase, producing MAYVIALAGKGGTGKTSIAGLTVRYIVEKRKKPVLAVDADSNACLNEALGVPVHATIGSLREESLEKIRSGGERPGGMAMEQLFDYQVQQSVIEAKGFDLMVMGRPEGPGCYCAANNIIRKYTDKLSETYPYVVIDNEAGMEHLSRRTTHKVDMLMIVSDPTVRGIKTARRIADLVKELNLEIEKYALIINRVSGEEGAELKAFAESLGLTVAGLVPQDRGVFEHDLAGKAICDLPESSPAVQAAFSIFDTFQIP from the coding sequence ATGGCATATGTAATAGCATTGGCAGGGAAGGGCGGAACAGGGAAAACGAGTATTGCCGGTCTTACGGTCCGGTATATTGTCGAGAAAAGAAAAAAGCCGGTGCTGGCTGTTGATGCCGACAGCAATGCCTGCCTGAATGAAGCGCTGGGTGTGCCGGTGCATGCGACGATCGGATCACTGCGCGAGGAATCACTTGAAAAGATCAGAAGCGGCGGCGAGCGGCCGGGCGGCATGGCCATGGAACAGCTTTTCGACTATCAGGTTCAGCAGTCAGTTATCGAAGCCAAAGGATTTGACCTGATGGTCATGGGACGGCCTGAGGGGCCTGGCTGCTACTGCGCTGCGAACAATATCATCAGGAAATATACGGACAAGCTCTCGGAGACCTATCCCTATGTTGTGATCGACAACGAGGCGGGCATGGAGCATCTGAGCAGACGGACGACCCATAAGGTTGACATGCTTATGATCGTGAGCGACCCCACGGTGCGCGGCATTAAGACTGCGCGCAGGATAGCTGATCTCGTGAAGGAGCTGAACCTTGAGATTGAGAAGTATGCCCTGATTATAAACCGCGTTTCCGGTGAAGAAGGTGCAGAGCTTAAGGCCTTTGCAGAGAGTCTCGGCCTGACCGTTGCCGGCCTTGTGCCGCAGGACAGAGGGGTCTTTGAGCACGACCTCGCAGGCAAAGCTATCTGTGACCTGCCGGAGAGCTCGCCGGCAGTCCAGGCAGCCTTCTCGATCTTTGATACGTTCCAGATACCGTAA
- a CDS encoding FAD-dependent thymidylate synthase: MEITVKVILLSHTPNPEATIAMAAKLCYSPSDIASLKEKTAAKDQKGFVEKLMKMGHMSPIEHASFTFAVEGISRACSHQLVRHRLASYSQQSQRYVGEEAGFDYVIPPTIKGDADLERYFIESMAKAQKAYNQIVKKLNKKGMKGEAANQDARFVLPNAAETKIMITMNARELLHFFRQRCCNRAQWEIRAMAVEMLKLVKSIAPTVFSGSGPGCVSGPCPEGEYTCGKAIEVRERFKRLR; this comes from the coding sequence TTGGAAATAACAGTAAAGGTGATCCTGCTCAGTCATACCCCGAATCCCGAGGCTACCATTGCCATGGCAGCAAAGCTCTGCTATAGTCCCTCGGACATTGCATCCCTGAAAGAAAAGACCGCGGCCAAAGACCAGAAGGGCTTTGTTGAGAAGCTCATGAAGATGGGTCATATGAGTCCTATTGAGCATGCGTCATTCACTTTTGCGGTTGAGGGTATATCGCGTGCATGTTCGCATCAGCTTGTGCGTCATCGTCTGGCAAGCTATTCGCAGCAGTCGCAGCGGTATGTGGGCGAAGAGGCCGGATTTGATTATGTGATACCCCCAACAATTAAGGGTGATGCTGATCTTGAACGCTATTTTATTGAGAGCATGGCTAAGGCCCAGAAGGCGTACAATCAGATCGTAAAAAAATTGAATAAAAAAGGCATGAAGGGCGAGGCAGCCAACCAGGATGCCCGCTTTGTGCTGCCGAATGCTGCTGAAACGAAGATCATGATAACCATGAACGCCCGTGAGCTTCTGCACTTTTTCAGGCAGCGCTGCTGCAACCGTGCCCAGTGGGAAATCAGGGCAATGGCAGTGGAGATGCTGAAGCTGGTTAAGAGTATTGCCCCGACGGTCTTTTCAGGCAGCGGTCCAGGCTGTGTGAGCGGGCCATGTCCGGAGGGTGAATATACCTGCGGCAAAGCGATTGAGGTGAGAGAGAGGTTTAAGAGGTTACGTTAG
- a CDS encoding HlyC/CorC family transporter yields the protein MAIDILFIFIFLILNGFFAASEIAVVTSRKSYIRKLAEKGNRRAAKLLKLQAEPDRFLATVQIGVTVAGALASTLGGAASVTTIEPLIASVPIPFIAKAAGVISIGFVVIIISYLSLILGELVPKSIALRNPEKVGLFVARPIAFISKIASIFVTVLTTSTNIFLRPFGGKAFSERSFISEEEIKLLIEEGRDRGIFETAEHELIHSVFNFTDISVKGVMVPVANMVAFNVNEPPENIIKTISTENFSRYPVYGNDFSDIKGILFNKDIFNEMAQGREISIAKILHPAIFVPEPMKISALMKEMQKKRQHMAIVVDEYGAVTGLVTIEDLIEEIVGEIQDEYDTETPVLSLRDGAKLIDASLAIRDLNEDHGFDIPESNEYDTISGFLISHLQRIPTVGDSYESEATKFTIVNMKGRRILKIKAEQVAPPAQAEDVQPQED from the coding sequence ATGGCAATCGATATATTATTCATCTTCATTTTTCTTATTCTGAACGGTTTTTTTGCTGCATCCGAGATTGCGGTGGTCACATCCCGCAAGTCCTATATAAGGAAACTTGCCGAAAAAGGCAATCGGCGTGCAGCGAAGCTACTCAAACTCCAGGCTGAACCGGACAGGTTTCTTGCAACCGTCCAGATCGGCGTTACCGTTGCCGGCGCACTTGCCTCAACACTCGGCGGTGCTGCTTCAGTCACGACAATTGAACCTCTTATTGCAAGCGTACCGATACCATTCATTGCAAAGGCCGCAGGCGTTATATCGATCGGGTTCGTCGTTATCATTATTTCTTACCTTTCACTCATTTTGGGCGAACTTGTTCCAAAATCGATTGCCCTCAGAAACCCGGAAAAAGTGGGGCTGTTCGTGGCCAGACCCATCGCCTTCATTTCAAAGATCGCGTCGATATTCGTTACAGTCCTGACAACGAGCACCAACATCTTCCTTAGACCTTTCGGCGGAAAGGCTTTTTCCGAGCGTTCGTTCATAAGCGAGGAAGAGATCAAGCTCCTCATTGAAGAGGGCAGGGACCGTGGCATCTTTGAGACTGCAGAGCATGAACTCATCCATAGTGTTTTCAATTTCACGGACATATCGGTCAAAGGCGTTATGGTGCCGGTCGCAAATATGGTCGCATTCAATGTTAATGAACCTCCGGAGAACATTATCAAGACCATCTCTACGGAAAATTTCTCGCGGTATCCGGTCTATGGAAATGATTTTTCAGATATCAAGGGCATTCTCTTCAACAAAGACATTTTTAACGAGATGGCCCAGGGAAGAGAGATCTCCATTGCAAAGATCCTTCACCCTGCAATCTTTGTCCCTGAACCGATGAAGATCAGCGCACTGATGAAAGAGATGCAGAAGAAGCGCCAGCACATGGCAATTGTTGTGGATGAATACGGAGCAGTAACAGGACTGGTCACGATCGAGGATCTCATCGAGGAGATCGTAGGCGAAATTCAGGACGAGTATGATACGGAAACGCCTGTCCTGTCTCTCAGGGACGGGGCAAAACTGATCGATGCGTCCCTCGCCATACGCGACCTGAATGAAGACCACGGTTTTGATATACCGGAGTCAAACGAATACGACACGATCAGCGGCTTTCTTATTTCCCACCTTCAGAGGATCCCTACGGTCGGGGACAGCTATGAGTCAGAGGCCACGAAGTTCACGATCGTGAACATGAAAGGCAGGCGCATTCTGAAGATCAAGGCAGAACAGGTTGCACCACCTGCACAGGCGGAAGACGTTCAACCTCAGGAAGACTGA
- a CDS encoding response regulator produces MSDRSMPQQNIRVFLLEDNLDDVELELHEMRKARLHVEYDVARNRKEFLERVAGFSPDIILADYALPDITGIEAIRMAKDMGVDAPVILITGDGNETIAVDSLRQGAVDYILKKNITGLAARVKRSLEIWSDRRAKERAESEEMRLQQLLFENQKMEAIGRLAGGIAHDFNNILTGVMGFSEICLVDIPRDSEIRSKLESIISLSQKGADLVKQLLIFSNKLVMEFKTINMNAFLAETAHFFKRIVEESIEIRLDLHDHLPLIPCDTNQFTQVMMNLILNARDAMHGRGVITIKTGTCIMKEPVAGPKSRMGRRRCVCISVTDTGSGIDEHHLQTIFDPFFTTKEVGKGTGLGLSIVYTVVQAHGGSVKVSSKKGEGTTFTISLPVPQEVSSGDESPFYEKLPVQEGSRISGKETILIVEDEEVLRDLLSTFMRSLGYVVVTARDGDEALTVFESEPGRYDLIISDMMMPNKNGIELFKEVRAARPQVKFLLVTGYSLADVDESVLGQMTAIVTKPYTPMQLVTLIRDIFDAQSS; encoded by the coding sequence ATGAGCGACAGAAGCATGCCCCAGCAGAATATCAGGGTCTTTCTCCTTGAAGATAACCTTGACGATGTCGAACTCGAGCTCCATGAAATGCGCAAGGCGCGGCTTCATGTCGAATATGATGTCGCGCGGAACAGGAAGGAGTTCCTGGAAAGGGTTGCCGGTTTCTCGCCTGACATAATACTTGCCGACTATGCACTCCCTGATATTACCGGCATTGAGGCGATCAGGATGGCGAAGGATATGGGTGTCGATGCTCCCGTAATTCTTATAACCGGTGACGGTAATGAGACGATTGCTGTTGACAGTCTCCGGCAGGGAGCGGTCGATTATATTCTCAAAAAGAACATAACAGGCCTGGCTGCGCGAGTTAAGCGATCCCTTGAGATCTGGTCGGACCGCAGGGCAAAGGAGCGTGCCGAATCGGAGGAAATGAGGCTGCAGCAGCTCCTGTTCGAGAACCAGAAGATGGAGGCTATCGGGAGACTTGCGGGAGGCATTGCCCATGACTTCAACAACATCCTGACCGGTGTAATGGGTTTTTCCGAGATCTGCCTGGTCGACATTCCCCGGGATTCCGAGATCCGCAGCAAACTCGAATCGATCATCTCCCTGTCACAGAAGGGCGCGGATCTTGTCAAGCAGCTGCTGATATTCAGCAATAAGCTGGTAATGGAGTTCAAAACAATAAATATGAACGCCTTTCTTGCCGAGACGGCACATTTCTTTAAGAGGATCGTGGAAGAATCGATCGAGATCCGTCTTGACCTGCATGACCATCTTCCTCTGATCCCCTGCGACACGAATCAGTTCACCCAGGTGATGATGAACCTCATTTTGAATGCCCGGGATGCGATGCATGGCAGGGGAGTGATCACGATAAAAACCGGCACATGCATCATGAAAGAGCCGGTGGCCGGGCCAAAATCCCGGATGGGTCGGCGCCGGTGCGTCTGCATTTCAGTTACTGATACCGGTAGTGGCATTGATGAGCATCACCTGCAGACAATCTTTGATCCCTTCTTTACGACCAAAGAGGTCGGCAAGGGAACAGGTCTCGGCCTCTCTATCGTGTACACGGTTGTGCAGGCCCACGGCGGTTCAGTGAAGGTCTCGAGCAAAAAAGGTGAGGGGACCACGTTTACCATCTCTCTTCCTGTCCCTCAGGAGGTCTCATCCGGTGACGAATCACCTTTTTACGAAAAACTGCCTGTTCAGGAGGGCAGCCGTATAAGCGGCAAGGAGACGATCCTTATTGTTGAAGATGAGGAAGTTCTGAGGGATCTTCTTTCAACCTTCATGCGTTCTCTGGGATATGTGGTGGTTACGGCACGGGACGGCGATGAAGCGCTTACTGTCTTTGAAAGCGAGCCCGGAAGATATGATCTCATCATATCCGATATGATGATGCCGAACAAGAACGGCATTGAACTGTTCAAGGAGGTCAGAGCTGCACGGCCGCAGGTGAAATTCCTTCTGGTCACCGGGTACAGTCTTGCCGATGTCGATGAGAGCGTTCTTGGGCAGATGACCGCTATTGTGACAAAGCCCTATACGCCGATGCAGCTGGTAACCTTGATAAGAGATATCTTTGACGCTCAGTCTTCCTGA